One genomic window of Salvia miltiorrhiza cultivar Shanhuang (shh) chromosome 4, IMPLAD_Smil_shh, whole genome shotgun sequence includes the following:
- the LOC131022400 gene encoding DNA-directed RNA polymerase V subunit 5C-like: MQKVCIKSLVENGSLESRRYYLARRTIMEMLSDRGYQVPDMDAQLRRSLADFRAEFGDHPEADRLRITAHRASHPSRKILAIFCEGFQTRKQHAVGILSQIVNKEMLDKVILIVQTKMNSHAQKVLDEYPVKVETFLITDLLVNISKHFLEPKYEILSVEEKDKLLKVYEIEDKQLPMMLESDAIARYYGLEKGQVVKVSYADGIPHSLVSYRCVV; this comes from the exons ATGCAGAAAGTGTGCATAAAAAGTTTGGTGGAGAACGGCAGCCTAGAGAGCCGCCGCTACTACCTGGCGCGGCGGACTATCATGGAAATGCTGAGCGACAGAGGCTACCAAGTGCCCGACATGGACGCGCAACTCCGCCGCTCCCTCGCCGACTTCCGCGCCGAGTTCGGCGACCATCCGGAGGCCGACCGCCTGCGCATCACCGCTCACCGTGCCTCTCATCCTTCCAGAAAG ATTCTGGCCATATTCTGTGAAGGTTTTCAGACGAGAAAACAACATGCCGTAGGTATATTGAGTCAGATTGTGAACAAAGAAATGCTGGACAAGGTGATACTAATTGTTCAAACCAAGATGAATTCCCATGCTCAAAAGGTGTTGGACGAGTATCCAGTGAAAGTGGAAACGTTTCTG ATTACTGATTTGTTGGTTAACATCTCAAAGCATTTTCTGGAGCCGAAATATGAGATTCTGTCTGTTGAGGAGAAGGATAAGCTTTTGAAGGTATATGAGATTGAAGACAAGCAG CTTCCTATGATGCTTGAAAGTGATGCAATTGCAAGGTACTATGGTTTAGAGAAAGGGCAAGTGGTGAAGGTGTCTTATGCTGATGGCATTCCTCATTCTCTAGTATCTTATCGTTGCGTCGTCTGA